The Leucobacter chromiiresistens genome has a window encoding:
- a CDS encoding CPBP family intramembrane glutamic endopeptidase, which produces MEHDHTGSGTGTGTGTGTGSDSRWARFWNAGTWWKALLLVVAYWGAYQLIALAVTAAAGPALGDDPLTSPLGVVVGMALPILLSGALLLVFARSVGWFGALFARQPDSGRAWMWIAVALVAIPIVLRLFATQWHAWSVALVLSLLLLGLCVGFTEEVATRGIVVQMLRHGGSGERAVLVLSSAYFALLHAGNILQGQAGATVALTVVYTFGFGAMMYLVVRVTGQLMWAILLHAATDPTTILATGGIDAHSAALGGSAGLLGIAGVFNFVYVLVAVVAIFLVKRGGARDRAVATQTG; this is translated from the coding sequence ATGGAGCACGATCACACGGGCTCGGGCACGGGCACGGGCACGGGCACGGGCACAGGCTCGGACTCGCGCTGGGCGCGGTTCTGGAATGCCGGCACGTGGTGGAAGGCCCTCCTCCTCGTCGTCGCCTACTGGGGCGCGTATCAGCTCATCGCGCTCGCGGTGACCGCTGCCGCAGGCCCCGCGCTCGGCGACGACCCGCTGACGTCGCCGCTCGGCGTCGTCGTGGGCATGGCGCTGCCGATCCTGCTCTCGGGCGCGCTGCTGCTGGTGTTCGCCCGCTCAGTCGGGTGGTTCGGCGCGCTCTTCGCCCGGCAGCCGGACAGCGGTCGGGCCTGGATGTGGATCGCAGTCGCCCTCGTCGCGATCCCGATCGTGCTGCGCCTCTTCGCGACGCAGTGGCACGCCTGGTCGGTCGCGCTCGTGCTCTCGCTGCTCCTGCTCGGGCTGTGCGTGGGGTTCACCGAGGAGGTCGCGACCCGCGGCATCGTGGTGCAGATGCTGCGCCACGGCGGATCGGGCGAGCGCGCAGTGCTCGTACTGTCGTCCGCGTACTTCGCGCTGCTCCACGCCGGCAACATCCTCCAGGGCCAGGCCGGCGCGACGGTGGCCCTCACCGTGGTCTACACCTTCGGATTCGGCGCGATGATGTACCTCGTCGTACGCGTCACCGGGCAACTGATGTGGGCGATTCTGCTGCACGCCGCCACCGATCCGACGACCATCCTCGCGACGGGCGGCATCGATGCGCATTCGGCGGCGCTCGGCGGCTCAGCCGGCCTGCTCGGAATCGCCGGAGTCTTCAACTTCGTGTACGTGCTCGTCGCGGTGGTCGCGATCTTCCTCGTCAAGCGCGGGGGAGCGCGCGATCGGGCCGTCGCCACGCAGACCGGCTGA
- a CDS encoding cytochrome c oxidase assembly protein yields the protein MTPAHVHGGEASAPGAELILAVPALAAVTVYVAAAVIETRRGRPWPWHRTACWIAGALCAAAGFVGPLAAASHGSFVAHMGAHLLVGMVAPLLLVLAAPITLALRALSVDPARRLSRVLRSPVARVLAHPVVAAVLNVGGMWVLYRTPLYDAMQRDLLVHWLVMLHFIFAGTLYTAALVGVDPSPHRSGFALRAGVLVVSLAAHGVLAKLLVAEPPPGISAAEAEAGAQLMFYGGDAVDFVLIVLLCAEWYRVTGRRMRRETAGRAAPAPPIRPADATRRPRGASV from the coding sequence ATGACGCCTGCGCACGTGCACGGCGGGGAGGCGAGCGCGCCGGGCGCCGAGCTGATCCTCGCCGTTCCCGCCCTCGCAGCCGTGACCGTCTACGTCGCGGCTGCGGTGATCGAGACGCGCCGCGGGCGCCCCTGGCCCTGGCATCGCACTGCCTGCTGGATCGCCGGAGCGCTGTGCGCAGCCGCGGGCTTCGTCGGGCCGCTCGCCGCGGCCTCCCACGGCTCCTTCGTCGCGCACATGGGCGCGCACCTGCTCGTGGGAATGGTCGCCCCGCTGCTCCTCGTGCTCGCCGCGCCGATCACGCTGGCGCTCCGCGCGCTGAGCGTCGATCCCGCCCGTCGGCTCAGCCGCGTGCTGCGCAGCCCGGTCGCGCGCGTGCTCGCGCATCCCGTGGTCGCCGCGGTGCTGAACGTCGGAGGCATGTGGGTGCTCTATCGCACGCCCCTGTACGACGCGATGCAGCGGGACCTGCTCGTGCACTGGCTCGTGATGCTGCACTTCATCTTCGCCGGCACGCTCTACACCGCGGCACTGGTCGGCGTCGATCCGTCACCGCACCGGTCGGGGTTCGCGCTGCGCGCGGGGGTGCTCGTGGTGTCGCTCGCCGCGCACGGGGTGCTCGCGAAGCTGCTGGTGGCGGAGCCGCCCCCGGGCATCTCGGCTGCCGAAGCGGAGGCCGGCGCGCAGCTCATGTTCTACGGCGGCGACGCGGTCGATTTCGTGCTGATCGTGCTGCTCTGCGCGGAGTGGTACCGCGTCACCGGCAGGCGGATGCGCCGCGAGACCGCCGGCCGCGCCGCCCCCGCACCCCCGATTCGCCCTGCCGACG